From Mycolicibacterium nivoides, a single genomic window includes:
- a CDS encoding TetR/AcrR family transcriptional regulator has product MTALSHAESPADTYRLRLLDGLAAAINDKGYRDTTVADIVRHARTSKRTFYDQFGTKEDGFLELLRANNSALVDGIQAAVDPEAAWTDQIGQAVGAYVDHIASAPAITLSWIRELPALGSRARPLQRAALRELTDLLIELSGSAGFGRAGLPRLTEPMAIILLGGLRELTALIVEDGGDIHDIYGPAVAASTAIMTANSAEQQPR; this is encoded by the coding sequence ATGACCGCACTCAGCCATGCCGAATCTCCCGCTGACACCTACCGGCTGCGGTTGCTCGACGGACTCGCGGCGGCGATCAACGACAAGGGCTACCGCGACACCACGGTGGCCGACATCGTCCGCCACGCCCGCACCTCCAAGCGCACGTTCTACGACCAGTTCGGCACCAAAGAGGACGGTTTCCTCGAACTGTTGCGCGCCAACAACTCGGCACTGGTCGACGGCATCCAGGCCGCCGTCGATCCCGAGGCCGCCTGGACGGATCAGATCGGGCAGGCGGTCGGCGCCTACGTCGATCACATCGCGTCCGCCCCGGCGATCACGCTGAGCTGGATCCGCGAACTTCCCGCGCTGGGCAGCAGGGCCCGTCCGCTGCAGCGTGCGGCCCTGCGGGAACTGACCGATCTGCTGATCGAACTCAGCGGCAGCGCCGGCTTCGGGCGGGCCGGCCTGCCCCGGCTCACCGAACCGATGGCCATCATCCTGCTGGGCGGGCTACGGGAATTGACCGCGCTGATCGTCGAGGACGGTGGCGACATCCACGACATCTACGGACCCGCGGTTGCCGCGTCGACGGCGATCATGACAGCGAATTCAGCTGAGCAACAACCGCGCTGA